A stretch of DNA from Babesia bovis T2Bo chromosome 2, whole genome shotgun sequence:
TAGTTCCCATGAGAGGACATGTAGTGGCAATACCTGCCTCTGGCTATCGCAAACACAATGCGTTGGAATCCACGCCCATGCAACATTAATATGAGCTAATATTAGCGTTAGTTTTATTTGGAATACTCCATATCAGGGCTAGGCTCCTTGACGGTGATGGTGTCTGGCATCACGGTAGATGGACCCAAACGACCTTCAGGGTCATGTGGATGCATAATCTTTACCTTAATACCCAAAACACCCTGACGGAGCTGCACCGATCGGGTGGCACTTGTAACGAAGGTCTTAGCAGGCTGACCAGTAGAGATGAGATATCCGTCCTTGAACTTCATACTCTTTGCACGTTGGGCACGGAGCTTCCCGGATACGATAACCTCGCAACCCTTAGCACCTGACTCCATAATGTGCCTCAGAACACCGTAGGCAGCACGCCTAACAGCCAAACCCTTAAGAAGCTTGTATCTAAGCGATTCAGCTTGAGCCATAGCACATAGACCCTTGTGCTCAACACGCTCAGCGTAGAGCTCAACCGTGTCGGGAGAGAAACCAAACCTCTTCTGAATTAAAGAAGTAAGTTCGCGAATGCGACGGGCCTTCTCTCCAACGACCTCACGGGCACGAGTCGCCCTGATGATGATCTCAGTACGCACCGGAGTGATACGCAACTCAACACCGGAATAACCATCCTCAGCTAGAACACGAGACAAAAATTCATTTAACTCGGCATTGAAGACACCGTCGCCAATGAACT
This window harbors:
- a CDS encoding putative 40S ribosomal protein S3 protein encodes the protein MRGFTRKSMCRKFIGDGVFNAELNEFLSRVLAEDGYSGVELRITPVRTEIIIRATRAREVVGEKARRIRELTSLIQKRFGFSPDTVELYAERVEHKGLCAMAQAESLRYKLLKGLAVRRAAYGVLRHIMESGAKGCEVIVSGKLRAQRAKSMKFKDGYLISTGQPAKTFVTSATRSVQLRQGVLGIKVKIMHPHDPEGRLGPSTVMPDTITVKEPSPDMEYSK